One window of Pseudomonadota bacterium genomic DNA carries:
- the ndk gene encoding nucleoside-diphosphate kinase, whose translation MSERTLSIIKPDAVSKGVIGQIIADFEAHGLKIAAVKMIRMSKLVAKGFYAVHCERPFFDSLTDFMSSGPAVVMVLAGENAISKNRELMGATNPAEATEGTLRKQFATDIEKNAVHGSDAPETARTEIAYFFPELEIVNEK comes from the coding sequence ATGAGTGAAAGAACATTATCGATTATCAAACCTGATGCGGTATCCAAGGGGGTCATCGGCCAGATCATTGCCGATTTCGAAGCCCATGGCCTGAAGATTGCGGCAGTAAAAATGATCCGGATGAGCAAGCTGGTAGCTAAGGGATTTTATGCGGTCCATTGTGAACGGCCGTTTTTTGACAGCCTTACCGACTTCATGTCTTCCGGGCCGGCGGTGGTCATGGTGCTGGCCGGGGAAAATGCGATCAGCAAAAACCGGGAATTGATGGGGGCCACAAACCCGGCTGAAGCAACGGAGGGGACCTTAAGGAAACAGTTTGCCACCGATATCGAAAAAAATGCCGTCCATGGTTCCGATGCCCCGGAAACCGCCCGGACGGAAATCGCTTATTTTTTTCCGGAACTGGAAATCGTCAACGAGAAATAG